One Ficedula albicollis isolate OC2 chromosome Z, FicAlb1.5, whole genome shotgun sequence DNA window includes the following coding sequences:
- the S1PR3 gene encoding sphingosine 1-phosphate receptor 3 yields MMAAVTMAPGALVSPQGNEEVDSLIVLHYNYTGKLILREKATDKIDLPTISFLILCSFIVLENLMVLIAIWKNNKFHNRMYFFIGNLALCDLLAGIVYKVNILMSGKKTLSLSSTIWFIREGSMFVALGASTFSLLAIAIERHLTMIKMRPYDANKKYRVFLLIGTCWLISISLGALPILGWNCINNLPDCSTILPLYSKKYVVFCISIFIAILVAIVILYARIYILVKSSSRNVTNHNNSERSMALLRTVVIVVSVFIACWSPLFILFLIDVACRVKECSILYKAHWFIALAVINSAMNPIIYTLASKEMRRAFFRLVCGCLVKSKVARSLPIQPTPDNSRSKSSSSNTQKPKEDFPPINVPSCIAEKNESSFHNGNFCK; encoded by the coding sequence ATGATGGCAGCAGTTACCATGGCACCTGGTGCTCTTGTCAGCCCTCAAGGAAATGAAGAGGTGGACTCTCTGATTGTACTGCATTATAATTACACAGGAAAGcttattttaagggaaaaggCAACTGATAAAATAGACCTGCCCACCATTTCATTTCTTATCCTATGTAGTTTCATAGTCCTGGAAAACTTGATGGTGTTGATTGCCATAtggaaaaacaataaatttcACAACCGTATGTACTTTTTTATTGGCAATCTAGCTCTCTGTGATCTTTTAGCTGGGATTGTTTACAAAGTAAACATTCTTATGTCTGGGAAGAAAACTCTGAGCTTGTCCTCCACAATCTGGTTCATTAGGGAAGGTAGCATGTTTGTTGCCCTGGGAGCTTCCACTTTCAGCTTGCTAGCGATAGCTATTGAGCGGCACTTGACCATGATTAAAATGAGGCCTTACGAcgcaaataaaaaatacagagtgTTCCTTCTCATTGGTACATGCTGGCTTATTTCAATTTCCTTGGGTGCCCTCCCCATCCTCGGCTGGAACTGCATAAACAACTTGCCAGATTGCTCAACAATTTTGCCTCTGTACTCCAAAAAGTATGTTGTGTTCTGCATTAGTATCTTCATAGCCATTTTGGTCGCCATTGTCATCCTTTATGCCCGTATCTACATACTGGTTAAGTCCAGCAGTCGTAATGTCACCAACCACAATAATTCGGAGAGGTCCATGGCACTCCTCAGGACTGTTGTGATCGTCGTTAGTGTCTTCATCGCGTGCTGGTCTCCACTGTTCATCCTGTTCCTCATCGATGTGGCCTGCAGGGTCAAGGAGTGCTCCATCTTGTACAAAGCCCACTGGTTTATTGCTCTGGCAGTCATCAATTCTGCAATGAACCCCATCATCTACACCCTGGCCAGTAAGGAGATGCGTCGGGCTTTCTTTCGCCTTGTTTGTGGCTGCCTGGTGAAATCCAAGGTGGCCAGATCTTTGCCTATTCAACCCACTCCAGATAACAGTCGAAGtaaatccagcagcagcaataccCAGAAGCCAAAGGAAGATTTCCCACCAATAAATGTTCCCTCATGTATTGCTGAGAAAAATGAATCTTCATTTCACAACGGAAACTTCTGTAAGTAG